The Nitrospiraceae bacterium genome window below encodes:
- a CDS encoding TolC family protein yields MTGSRGDTMRIPTPHQLFAGFAVLLYSLGSWISSTAAESASAPSLNNGGFLSVQQAVDLAMKYHPFVAEGTANLKASQARTEQARSLYFPQVYANANTVAGAGVTNPRFLIGGGLLRENQTTFTGGVIANQRVYDFGYTSNLVESNQLAARSVEQDVNARRALVFVQVERAYLTSLKRKRLVQIAEETVRERGQIAGQIETLYRQQLKSKLDFDLAHVELVNAQSLLVKSRNDLKASFADLNRTMGIAGAEDYVLEDVSVEVRPPQALNNLINQSLSHPEVKRAREQTAAADAKLTAAKRQYLPTVSAIASGGTFDPFDPRQNQQTGGWWMAGAMVSMPLFTGFLIENQVAEASAQREAASAATTGIEQALTQQVTNAYLDTITLAQQIKLAEEQVKTAQEALQLSKQRYKLGLGTVVEVTQSEVALTAAQTRLADTQFDYKIAEVTLAYSARGYDPDLKPLLIRHDSTGKVSEGPAVLEGSSERKY; encoded by the coding sequence ATGACCGGCTCGAGAGGAGACACTATGCGCATCCCGACTCCACATCAGCTGTTTGCCGGCTTCGCCGTCCTCCTGTACAGCCTCGGCTCTTGGATCTCTTCCACGGCCGCAGAGAGCGCTTCTGCGCCTAGCCTCAACAACGGCGGATTTCTCAGCGTGCAGCAAGCCGTGGATCTGGCCATGAAGTACCATCCGTTCGTCGCCGAAGGGACGGCAAATTTGAAAGCCTCCCAGGCTCGAACGGAACAGGCTCGTTCGCTGTACTTCCCACAGGTCTACGCCAACGCCAACACCGTGGCCGGGGCGGGAGTGACGAACCCACGCTTCCTCATCGGAGGCGGCCTGCTGCGTGAGAATCAGACGACGTTTACGGGCGGCGTCATCGCCAACCAACGCGTGTACGACTTTGGGTACACCAGCAACCTGGTCGAGTCCAATCAGCTGGCGGCCCGGTCGGTGGAACAGGACGTGAACGCGCGGCGGGCCCTCGTGTTCGTGCAGGTCGAGCGGGCATATCTGACGAGTTTGAAACGCAAGCGCCTCGTCCAGATCGCCGAGGAAACCGTTCGGGAACGGGGACAGATCGCCGGACAAATCGAGACCCTGTACCGGCAACAGTTGAAATCCAAGCTGGATTTCGACTTGGCTCACGTCGAACTGGTGAACGCGCAATCCCTTTTGGTGAAAAGCCGTAACGATCTCAAGGCCAGCTTCGCGGATTTGAATCGAACGATGGGCATCGCCGGGGCGGAAGACTATGTGCTCGAAGACGTTTCCGTTGAGGTACGGCCGCCCCAAGCGCTCAATAACCTGATCAACCAGAGTCTGTCGCACCCGGAGGTCAAACGCGCCAGGGAACAAACCGCAGCCGCGGACGCCAAGTTGACCGCCGCAAAACGGCAGTATCTCCCGACGGTTTCGGCTATCGCGAGCGGCGGCACCTTCGATCCGTTTGACCCTCGGCAAAATCAGCAAACGGGCGGATGGTGGATGGCCGGAGCCATGGTCTCGATGCCGTTGTTCACCGGATTTCTGATCGAGAACCAGGTGGCTGAGGCCAGTGCGCAGCGAGAAGCCGCCTCCGCCGCCACCACGGGAATCGAGCAGGCCCTGACCCAGCAAGTCACCAACGCCTACCTGGATACGATCACCCTGGCCCAACAGATCAAGCTGGCGGAGGAGCAGGTCAAGACGGCGCAAGAGGCGCTGCAACTCTCGAAGCAGCGCTACAAATTGGGTCTCGGCACCGTCGTCGAAGTCACGCAGTCGGAAGTGGCGTTGACGGCCGCGCAAACCAGGCTGGCAGACACCCAATTCGACTACAAGATTGCGGAGGTCACGCTGGCCTACTCGGCTCGCGGTTATGACCCCGACCTCAAACCGCTGTTGATCAGGCACGATTCGACGGGCAAGGTGTCCGAAGGCCCTGCCGTATTGGAAGGCAGCTCAGAAAGAAAATACTAG
- a CDS encoding YdcH family protein, whose product MLTETAIADRLRQSNTEFRELEATHHQLDIELAELQRRHVLTPAEELTKRQLQKEKLAKKDRMAELIRTFR is encoded by the coding sequence ATGCTGACGGAGACAGCGATCGCAGACCGGTTGCGCCAATCCAACACGGAGTTCCGCGAATTGGAAGCCACTCACCACCAGTTGGACATTGAATTGGCGGAACTGCAACGGCGTCACGTCCTGACGCCGGCTGAAGAACTGACCAAGCGCCAACTGCAAAAGGAAAAACTGGCCAAGAAAGACCGAATGGCCGAACTGATTCGAACCTTCCGCTAG
- a CDS encoding peptidylprolyl isomerase, whose product MSGQGNGPKAIINITSKGEPWGQIVLRFFPEVAPNHVQNFTTLAKQGFYNGTTFHRVIPGFMIQGGDPNSKSADRASHGMGGPGHRVKAEFNSKPHKRGTLSMARANDPDSAGSQFFICVNAANFLDWQYTVFGEVESGMDVADRVVSAKRDGRDNPLERVEMTVTVAE is encoded by the coding sequence ATGAGCGGACAAGGCAACGGACCGAAGGCAATCATCAATATCACATCGAAGGGGGAGCCCTGGGGACAAATCGTCCTCCGTTTTTTCCCGGAGGTGGCACCCAATCATGTGCAGAATTTCACGACGTTGGCCAAGCAGGGATTCTATAACGGTACGACCTTTCATCGGGTCATCCCTGGTTTCATGATCCAGGGGGGTGATCCCAACAGCAAGAGTGCCGACCGGGCGTCCCACGGCATGGGCGGACCGGGCCATCGGGTCAAGGCCGAATTCAACAGCAAGCCGCACAAGCGGGGGACGCTGTCGATGGCGCGTGCGAACGATCCCGACAGCGCCGGCTCACAGTTTTTCATTTGCGTGAACGCCGCGAACTTCCTCGACTGGCAATACACGGTGTTCGGCGAGGTCGAAAGCGGCATGGACGTCGCTGATCGCGTGGTGAGCGCGAAGCGCGACGGTCGGGACAATCCGTTGGAGCGTGTGGAAATGACGGTGACGGTCGCCGAATAG
- the tatC gene encoding twin-arginine translocase subunit TatC, which yields MLAPLATHIQTLKRRLIIVAVTLCAAFAAAFAYSAEMVAWLNRPFPNQLVFYGPTEALFASIKVSFLAGIVLSLPIIFYHFWKFIEPALLPKEQRWAIPLFLLAGFLFGLGLVFCNLVILPLVIDFFVSFGMDRDITPALGVGTYIDFNVKFLLIFGCAFELPLVLTLLARVGVVTSTVLAAYRKHAIMAALIVSAIVTPDATMFTMLLMAVPLMVLYEIGILGAKIFGRGGGPTSGVNLPLDPDIPIETAGHRVR from the coding sequence ATGCTCGCCCCGCTTGCTACACATATCCAAACGCTGAAACGGCGTCTGATCATCGTCGCGGTCACGCTCTGCGCGGCGTTCGCCGCCGCGTTTGCCTATTCGGCCGAAATGGTCGCCTGGCTCAACCGGCCGTTTCCGAACCAACTCGTGTTCTATGGACCGACCGAGGCGCTCTTCGCCTCGATCAAGGTGTCGTTTCTGGCGGGCATCGTGCTCAGCCTGCCGATTATTTTTTACCACTTCTGGAAGTTCATCGAACCAGCGCTGCTCCCCAAGGAGCAGCGCTGGGCGATTCCCCTGTTTCTGTTGGCGGGATTCCTGTTCGGCCTCGGACTCGTTTTCTGTAATCTCGTAATTCTTCCTCTCGTCATCGACTTCTTCGTCAGCTTCGGTATGGACCGCGATATTACCCCGGCATTGGGGGTGGGCACTTACATCGACTTCAACGTGAAATTCCTGCTCATCTTCGGATGCGCCTTCGAGCTCCCGCTCGTGCTGACCCTCCTGGCCAGAGTCGGAGTCGTGACGTCCACCGTCTTGGCCGCCTATCGAAAACACGCGATCATGGCGGCTCTGATCGTGTCGGCGATCGTCACACCGGACGCGACCATGTTTACGATGTTGCTCATGGCGGTGCCCTTGATGGTGCTCTACGAGATCGGGATTTTGGGCGCCAAGATTTTCGGGCGCGGCGGGGGGCCCACCTCGGGCGTGAATTTGCCGCTCGATCCTGATATACCGATTGAGACAGCTGGACATCGAGTTCGTTGA
- the rimI gene encoding ribosomal protein S18-alanine N-acetyltransferase, translating to MTQAQSGQDSGPTAIVIEPATMDMLDELLVIEQACFSSPWTRKMLSAELSGNPFANFLVARTVGFPSTPAVIAGYFCFWIVFEELRLMNLAVVPEFRRRGVARQLVCAALRMGLAKGATRAMLEVRASNQEAQALYRKVGFRQTSTRVRYYVSPEEDAVLMDLIPLRLDAPCLAGQGSHTAPGSTVVAI from the coding sequence CCGGTCCCACCGCGATCGTCATCGAACCGGCGACGATGGACATGCTGGATGAATTGTTGGTGATCGAACAGGCTTGCTTCTCCTCCCCCTGGACGCGCAAAATGCTCTCTGCCGAATTGTCCGGCAATCCATTCGCGAACTTTTTGGTGGCGCGTACCGTCGGTTTCCCAAGTACACCGGCGGTCATCGCCGGGTATTTCTGTTTTTGGATCGTGTTCGAGGAGCTTCGGCTCATGAACCTGGCCGTGGTACCGGAGTTTCGCCGCCGCGGAGTGGCGAGGCAGCTGGTCTGCGCAGCCCTGCGGATGGGGTTGGCAAAGGGAGCGACCAGAGCCATGTTGGAAGTTCGTGCATCGAATCAGGAGGCCCAGGCCCTGTACCGGAAAGTGGGTTTCCGTCAAACCTCAACGCGAGTGCGATACTATGTCAGCCCGGAAGAAGATGCAGTATTGATGGATTTGATTCCTTTACGACTGGACGCGCCTTGCCTCGCGGGGCAGGGAAGTCATACAGCGCCAGGCAGTACGGTCGTCGCCATCTAG